The Diadema setosum chromosome 12, eeDiaSeto1, whole genome shotgun sequence genome has a segment encoding these proteins:
- the LOC140235750 gene encoding centriolar satellite-associated tubulin polyglutamylase complex regulator 1-like has product MSNHGRQLRHSMLERFSLSPEEYLDRHHVLTYLEDAVTQLLEFKEDQPKVDPAIFLQEYFTSILNGSHVLYREYDYIRSTPHNRASFVRLFWRCFSYIGKQGDLLTVREYHSLLNLLCPDFPLEPVHRTARIIFLEDAMDSLTSFADFLFAFQLQFYYEEFLQRCLDIYERQISAAQSPREAVYIPSETSPRQQQKKPPQAAADHPPPDSVDTRHFLDAIAKECQRAKYSYPAVSDLGVPLDGCARTSFYGFLVALSKSEAINGGIGMLPSKSSLYDDEASSSPAGERRGKRVPSLKPSVSSAAS; this is encoded by the exons ATGAGCAATCACGGCAGGCAACTTAGACACAGTATGCTTGAGAGATTTTCTCTTTCACCTGAAGAGTATCTGG ACCGCCACCACGTGTTGACCTATTTGGAAGATGCCGTGACCCAGCTACTGGAATTTAAGGAAGACCAGCCCAAAGTCGATCCAGCAATATTCTTGCAAGAATA CTTTACCAGTATTCTAAATGGCAGCCATGTCTTGTACCGAGAGTATGATTACATCAGGTCGACGCCACACAACCGCGCCTCGTTTGTCCGGCTCTTTTGGCGTTGCTTCAGCTACATAGGCAAACAAGGAG ACCTGCTAACGGTCAGGGAGTACCACTCTCTCCTCAACCTGCTCTGTCCGGACTTTCCTCTGGAGCCGGTCCACCGGACGGCCCGTATCATCTTCTTGGAGGACGCCATGGACTCGCTGACCTCCTTTGCCGACTTCCTCTTTGCGTTCCAGCTGCAGTTCTATTACGAGG AGTTTTTGCAGCGGTGCCTTGACATCTATGAGCGGCAGATCTCAGCGGCCCAGAGTCCACGTGAGGCGGTTTACATCCCGAGTGAGACGTCACCGCGGCAACAGCAAAAGAAGCCCCCGCAGGCGGCGGCTGACCACCCTCCCCCAGACAGTGTGGACACAAGACACTTCCTGGATGCTATCGCCAAGGAATGCCAGAGGGCCAAGTATAG CTACCCTGCTGTCTCTGATCTTGGCGTGCCTCTGGATGGGTGCGCAAGGACCTCCTTCTATGGCTTCCTCGTGGCTCTGTCGAAAAGTGAGGCCATCAACGGGGGCATTGGGATGCTTCCCTCCAAGTCTAGTCTCTACGACGACGAAGCCAGCTCCTCACCAGCTGGAGAGAG GAGAGGGAAGCGGGTCCCCTCTCTGAAGCCTTCGGTATCATCAGCAGCAAGTTGA